CTATTTTTAAGACTACTCTATGCACAGGTGCATTATTTTTGACCTAGCATTAATTTTcccatgctaccagtgaaacctcaaaatatttagctCTCTCTCTATATATGAGCACTGTTTGCTACTACATTCACTATAATCTCCCAGCACCTTCATAATTCAATTTGAGATAACAGATGTTACAGTGTACAGCTATAGGTACACATCATATCAAAATAATAGTTACCTGATGACAGAAACTGCTATCAGCTTATCTTAGCCATATATTCAGTACACTGCATAATATATGGAGCATTATGCTTCAAGGCAGTCAGCCAAGTTGAAAGTTTTATCATGGTGTCCATCTCCAAGTGAGTTAACCTGTTCCAGTACAGTTGTGGCTAAATGATCTAGTAGCAacaaattattggtattttaaGTTATTATTGAGATTTCCTGTAACATAATACCAGGTAGTCACCAAAAAATACCCACATTACAAACTGTATGGACACTGAAAGTATTCATAAATACCAATAACATGTATGATAACATGTACGATAACATGCAGAGAAGGCAACATAATAGCCTTTCTACTTGTACACACTGGACAATACAATGCTGTTTCAGTCTGTTACCTACACACAGCTCTATCACAACTAATAACCATGTAATTAGTGTTATGTAATATGTAGACAATTAGCAATATGTAAGTAAAAACCCAACAATACCCCCATGACCCATCAGTCAAACTAAACCAATAAATTTCTCCTGGAAATACATAATTTCAATTTTAAACTTAAATATATAAAGTAAATATAAACACTAAAAAATCTTTTACAATTATAGGTAGTGAGTAAAAAGTTCATATATAGACGGAGTCTTTTCAACATGATGACTAGCAAATGATGTTTTAAAGATAATTTCTTCCAGCCAGTTTCTAAAGTGTGATCAATCAACATGAGATGGCTATCTTCTTCCATAGAAGACGAGACTGAGTTTAGCCCAAGAGTTTGCTCAAACCAGGGAAAAGATTTCTGAGTTCCTTTGATCTACAGCAGCAGCTTTGCTTATCACTACAGTAGCACCACCAACATGACTATAATGAGATTCTTCAACAGGATCAGTGGTTATCTAAAAGTCAAAATTTCAATCACAAATTAAATAGCTGCACCAACAAAATTAGACAAAGCAACTACTAACAATATAGTAACATCAGAACTTATTAACTACTTAtcaaattgtgtgtatagcattGGGTGAAGATTTCCATATACATAATGAACTTCAAAGTTCAATGAACCATGTACATAACAATCTTAGCAACAGTTCATAATGTACTCTTGATTATAGCCAAAAATGTTCACATTACACATATACTCTGTGAGGGATCCGTTAACCTGCTAATTCAGGCTTCACAGGTTCCACTCCAAGACATAGTAACTGTATCTTACAGTCCATCTAGTATCTAGTTACTAATCAACCTTAACAGCAAACAATCCCTCATGTACAAATATGCAGGGTCTTTCCTAGTTCTAGaattcttttgatgcagtaaaaGCAATGTGTATAATTAACAAAATGACTGGCAAACTAACAGTTTTACTGCTTCATTTGATTTTGCCCATTTATAGGCTTTTATTCAAAGGTTATAACTTGTAAATTAAGCGTTATAATTTTCTAAGCATTTACCCTATGGCTATGTAAtttatacacatgtgatgtaggGGTTTACCTTACAACAAAAATATGATGATGAAACTTGCCATTGAAATAAATTTCAGTTTATAAGCacacaaatattttacataCCTTTGGAAATGTATAAATCATTGCCAGTCAATGCAAACAGTCGTTGGCTGATTTGCCATTAGCAATAAATCAGGCCATATAAATGCAGTTCATGTGACTCACAATTAACATGGTGGACAAGGCATGGAAGCTGTGAAAATAAAAGTTGTGGTTCTTCATTGTCGTAAACAAGTAAAGCTCTTTTATTACAGAAGTTATTCAGCTTCCTAAGTAGCCAAGGATCCATGCATAAATATTAGGTTACAACTGTTCATGAGAAGCTACGTATGGCAGGCCTAAGGCTTAGTGTAGTAGATAATTCTGACTTTCTCAATATAAAATATGTATTTACTTTAGTGTTGTGCGATATGGCAAATTTTGTAAATcacctatcacgattattgctcCCTTCttttatcacgatacgataaattatcacgatatacaaattGTATGAAGTCATGGTAATAAATTGCTAGTATTTGAGTATAAACCATGTAAAATAGTCCCTAACATGCACTTTCCTCTGCAAGTAAGTCTTGTTATAAAGAAAATAATACTGTCTTGAACATCATTTTCTGATGAAATTGCTACACCatcatatatcacgatataacgatattgatttttttatcacgattacgatataaaaattaatatatcacgatatattgcacatcactaattTACTTACTGGGCCAAGAAATAATCCAGATTGTGTGTCATCAGCAACTGAATGGCTATGAAGTGATACAAATGGTCCACCCATTTCATTGTAGAACAGTGGAAAATGACACTCTTCTAGCACAATCTTAACAGGACCCTTATATGCAGTATCATCTATCAGCAATGACATTATGCCTGTTGATAGCTCTAGAATATGAGCATGATGACCTTGAACACTGTTCTGGTCAAGAGCTTGTTCTGGTATGTTGACAGCTTCAAGAACAGTCTGTATGGTACAATATAAAATGAATGAATAGCTGATCCAATAGCACAGACAGAACTTGCACTATAATTTTATATTCACCTCATTGTGGTCGTCCAACTGCTGAGGTGGCACAAGAATATTATTTGGCTCCAAAGAGTATATGCCATGGTGGCTGTGTGACAGCTGTATGTCACTAAGAGCTGGCACTGAAGTAGTCACACTGGAGTCAGAAATGCTTGCATCTTCTTCACAGGGTATGACTGGagaggaaaaaaaaaaaacattgggCAAGTAAGTatgcacaaacatacatacatactgtgtgGCTCAAGTCGTGCAAGTTTTATATAGCATGAGCATTGAATGGTAAATTAATTAATGCTCATTAACTGAATAGAATGGACTAGTAAGCAtttgagcattaatcagatggctgcaggttcaaggctacccaggtccagtcatgttTTTATTTTTCCTCCTTTCTCCACCATTTCAAACATACAGTTAAAACCCATGGAGCATGCAAACATTGTTATTATAATTAGTCTAAGCAGTTGTACTAGAGTCTGTACTACAGTTGAAACAAAGTGTGAGACCTTATGAGTATACAGTTATGATCATAAATTGTTAAAACAACATAATCAACAAAGCTTTGATGGTACGGTGGCTTTCTTGCAAGAAGCTTTGGAGGGTAAAATTTGACCAGTCCTATTGTAGGGCACTAAAACTGGgcctgaaattatgttttggaaatgatctgacaaaTCCTGTTATGTGGTCAGACATACTCAATAGTACTGTTTAAAAACTGTCTACAAGTGGTCAGACATTTTTAATCGACCTCCACCAAGAAGTAGGATTAATTGGCCAGTCAATTGCTACCGGACAGTACCCAACAGTAGCTCTCGGCAGGAGTACCCAAGCCAACATTAGCCAGAAATGGTCAAAAAATGGCAGATATCTGACAATAATTTCAGGCTCTACTAAAATGCTGGTAAGGTATTAGTGCTACATGGTTGAACATTGCTCCAGTACTTGACATTTTGTGCATGCAGATACCATGGTATGGACTCATAGGTTCATTAAATTGAAAAATTCAGATgacttttaaaaaatttaatagaTTAATTatatcatgcaatgcacaaaaatgCCGTTTTAATAATTCAGTCATGTTAGATATGAAGCTACAAAATCTATGTTGTGGTATATGATCGTGAACCAGAAGTTCTGttattacctacattacaatGGGAAAGAGTGATAAAGTGTGAAACGTTACTACATGGGTAGACCAATAGCAAGTAGGGCTGAAGCAATCATGTATTGAGTACTTTCTAGTATCAACAATCAAGTacatagctacttgtagtcataccatgtgacatgttttatactgaACCTTAAGCAGTTtatagtaacaacaatgatacacacactgttgTTACTATAAACTGCTTAAGGAtcagtataaaacatgtcacatggtatgactacaagtagctaagTACTTGATTGTTAATACTAAAGAGTACTTGAATACATGATTGCTTCAACTCTACTTGAGTGCTTATTAAGAATTTTGGCACTttgatagtaaaattggtactcgagtacttGACTACACGTTAAGATCACACAGCCCAACTCATTAttgtgatacacacactgtatcaAAGTACTGATGTTTGTGATATGCATTACATTACACCAATCAAACTCTACACaatagttagacatcaagaaccagagttctacgggatttagaaaactcgaagacCCTGGGCTGTAGCACCCAAGCAcagcgagggcactactaagggcctgagggttttctaaatcccataAAACCtggagttgacagctgcttgtaaacgagAAATGTATcactaattactagaaacaagccctttACACCTtcctacatggcgggaccttTACCAGTGTTACAGGCACAGTGTATCCGAAGTACTGGACCACagctcattgttgctgttgctaTATTTGAAATACTGGACCACATCACATTGTTGCTGTTGCTATATTCAAAGTACTGGACCACgtctcattgttgctgttgctaTTTTCCAAGTACTGGACCACagctcattgttgctgttgctaTATTCCAAGTACTGGACCACAGCTCATTGTTGCTGGTGCTATATTTGAAATACTGGACCACATCTCATTGTTGCTGGTGCTATATTTGAAGTACTGGACCACagttcattgttgctgttgctaTAATCTAAGTACTGGACCACATCTCATTGTCGCTGGTGCTATTATTTGAAACACTGGACCACAAGTACGGGACCATATCTcattgttgctgctgctgtattTGAAGTACTGGACCACAACtcattgctgttgttgttgtactttgACAGCTGTTTATAAACAAAAAGTATAGGGTTGATTAGTACAAaaaagcccattacacctccctctaattcagtaaggttgttactagccatttaaacgaCTGTGCTTGCCAATGCTACAGGCGTGTAATTATCATGTTTAGAGCGTGGTCTCTTTTTGGTGGCTCTACGGGATTTAGAGACCACATCTtcaaccaatcaaatttcagCATCAAACTTGTAGTCTAAAGTCTTCATAATGTCATTTTATGACGAAAAATACAttatgtgagctgggtcatgcgATCTTAATGTGTAGTcaagtactcaagtaccaatTTCACTATCAAAGTACCAAAATTAATAAGCACTTGAGTATCTAATAGCAAGCATTCTTTTTCAACAACATAGCCTTCCAAGATTAACGAACGCTGCTAGTAAACTATAGTGGATAAATTAATGCCATGCTTAGTGCTGTTAAAGCTCATGTTTCAATTTATAAACGTCTTAGCTTTTGTTGGTGCTTTGCAAAAGTGGGTCAGACTAGCTACCATGAAATAAATAACGGCATGTACATATCACCATTACCATTACTTAAGTCATTTCTCATCGCCAATAAATACAGGAACcataaaggagtaggcgtgacccacgaaataacatcacccaaaaaaatagcctcaatttcccctgatgacaatgaggcagtattggttagataaaactaagcccaaacaagctttcagatcgacccaaaatgctttcaacaagttgctacagaattaaaacaaaaaattatttaacagaattttctagtgactgactgagtaagtaagtaactgactgatgccttcagacatagcgtaactcgataacgactaaggctacaggcttgtttgacatcgcttcagtctgagaggtgccttttggcatactgcagcatgtacaatgcattctttatagagttaccagtgtcctcctttgtgtcccattcatctttgttgacagtgaaaagtgttgatttggtggtagcatgtgatggctttcctttataacggaaatcgtctgtatttttcatagtgattattttgttagcagaggtgcttttcgaacagttaaCATTactgattcgtactgctgtgtaacaggttgaacatggcCAACAATGTAGCgtagtggatacttcacttttcatccagACGATAAtcaatataactggggcacacggcaccatttctttcggtatgtgaggattgcagaggtgcttttcaaacagtacTTGATTCGaaatactgtgtaatgggttgaacatagctgacaacaaagcataatcgATACTTCACTTTACAGACAATAATTAACATAGCCGGGCATGTGGTgctatttcagatgcggtatgcgtgggttcaccagtcataaaaattatttacaaaaaagtcaaaaaatagtacattaaaaaatttggaattttcaactagagtaaggacacacatcatagcacatcaataaaaagtactgaaacaagctgtagtgcacaatattaaatcacagtaaaacaataagaagcgttacatatatatccctactgtgcatttctgttatcgtatcttgagcacagtagggatatatataacacttcttattgttttactgtgatttaatatcatgcactgctccaacttgtttcagtactttatatcaatgtgctatggtccctactttagttgaaaattccaatctTTTTGTGTATACTTGTTATAAACAAATAAACCTGGcaaaactatataccactttagcgtggacATTCAAAGGTACCACTTGGGGT
The nucleotide sequence above comes from Dysidea avara chromosome 3, odDysAvar1.4, whole genome shotgun sequence. Encoded proteins:
- the LOC136248901 gene encoding uncharacterized protein, with the protein product MAYKNDASHQIVDGSTLEESNDHEASQDHCAKNEDKCTNASDVIPCEEDASISDSSVTTSVPALSDIQLSHSHHGIYSLEPNNILVPPQQLDDHNETVLEAVNIPEQALDQNSVQGHHAHILELSTGIMSLLIDDTAYKGPVKIVLEECHFPLFYNEMGGPFVSLHSHSVADDTQSGLFLGPITTDPVEESHYSHVGGATVVISKAAAVDQRNSEIFSLV